A genomic stretch from Candidatus Palauibacter soopunensis includes:
- a CDS encoding FG-GAP-like repeat-containing protein: protein MALGDVDGDGWVDLYLCMLDRPNVLYRNLGGWRFEDVTERSGAGLGDRLSRGAVLADAEGDGDLDLFVAVHGGTNALLLNDGSGVFEEVDAGFEGEWGSSTLALADLDGDGDLDAYFANYKTVQGDDLFSPAERRPREIAEAVGDGFVIHPPFDEHYRLEREGEGVLRLELADPDELYLNDGSGGFAPVDLTGGVFRDADGEPIADIPRDWGLVARFFDADDDGDPDLFVANDLGSRDGFWLNEGGSFTAASGLAFRTESTSSMGVDFSDIDGDGDTDFVATEMLSPDPVRRREQVALGAAGWTLPGGHAARASADRNTLQLNRGDGTWAETARAAGLDASEWTWGAMFLDVELDGYEDLLITNGHGWDPLDGDTQEALRTRRIQVDWREELGVFPPLRLRNLAFRNLGDGTFVDMTRGWGYGTEPDVSHGIAAADFDRDGDRDVVITRLDEPPLVLRNDAGKARIALRVLGEGRNTQAVGARVVLAGASAAEGAPPAQTRQVTSGGMYLSGSDPGLTFAMGDREAAEATITWPSGRSRTVRLLANHAYEVEPPAGGGAGEAGPENVAGRGTGGGPGGAAGAGSGAALFAEAEAIGRHAESAFDELARQPLVPLELSRGGPGVAWVDADADGDPDLLFGAGAGGRAQLAVNEAGRLTDPVPIGAPAVGDHTSIIALPTAGRPVIIAGVSAWEARSPADLDAIPPLARLDAGPAPALPPSPHATGPLAAADVDGDGDLDLFAGARATPGAYPLPADSRLLLAEGGDWVVDAEAAETLRGIGLVSGAVFSDVDGDGDPDLILALEWGPVRLLENDGGRFSDATETWGLAPHTGRWNGIATGDFNADGRPDLAVTAWGTNTGRFASPEQPVGAVASDFDGNGLVDLIEFETGADGVERPVRDYLMLGTTLPFLRRPAPTFEAFARSSVEDLLGTGRTGLYRASAATLRHTVFLNVGGRFEPRPLPAAAQLAPAFGVAVADFDRDGREDLFLAQNYFATPRGLERHDAGRGAVLLGDGAGGFTVLDAARSGVEVYGDARAAAVADFDADGRWDLAVGQNGAETVIFRGRGGAPGLRVRLSAAGARLRPRYADGSEGPTREIQFGSGYWSFNGSVQVLGRAADIRAVTVRWPDGVEETFPVEPDAPDAGAPEVTLRRGEGS, encoded by the coding sequence ACGTCCTCTACCGCAACCTGGGAGGCTGGCGCTTCGAGGACGTGACGGAGCGCTCCGGGGCCGGGCTCGGGGACCGGCTGTCGCGGGGCGCCGTCCTCGCCGATGCGGAGGGCGACGGCGACCTGGACCTCTTCGTGGCCGTGCACGGGGGGACGAACGCGCTCCTCCTGAACGACGGGAGCGGAGTCTTCGAGGAGGTCGACGCCGGGTTCGAGGGGGAATGGGGGAGCAGCACGCTCGCGCTCGCCGACCTCGACGGGGACGGGGACCTCGACGCGTACTTCGCCAACTACAAGACGGTCCAGGGCGACGACCTGTTCAGCCCCGCGGAGCGCAGGCCGCGCGAGATCGCGGAGGCCGTCGGCGACGGGTTCGTCATCCACCCCCCGTTCGACGAGCACTACCGGCTCGAGCGCGAGGGAGAGGGCGTGCTGCGCCTCGAACTCGCGGACCCCGACGAACTGTACCTGAACGATGGATCGGGCGGCTTCGCGCCGGTCGACCTCACGGGCGGCGTGTTTCGGGACGCGGACGGCGAGCCGATCGCCGACATTCCCCGCGACTGGGGGCTCGTCGCGCGCTTCTTCGATGCGGATGACGACGGGGACCCCGACCTCTTCGTCGCCAACGACCTGGGGAGCCGGGACGGGTTCTGGCTCAACGAGGGGGGGAGCTTCACCGCCGCGTCGGGGCTCGCCTTCCGCACCGAGAGCACCTCCTCGATGGGGGTCGACTTCTCCGACATCGACGGAGACGGCGACACCGACTTCGTGGCGACGGAGATGCTCTCGCCCGATCCGGTGAGGAGGCGGGAGCAGGTCGCGCTCGGCGCGGCCGGATGGACGCTCCCCGGCGGGCACGCGGCGCGGGCGTCCGCCGACCGGAACACCCTGCAGCTCAACCGGGGCGACGGGACCTGGGCCGAGACGGCGCGCGCGGCCGGGCTCGACGCCTCGGAATGGACCTGGGGCGCGATGTTCCTCGACGTCGAACTCGACGGCTACGAGGACCTGCTGATCACGAACGGACACGGCTGGGACCCGCTCGACGGAGACACGCAGGAGGCGCTGCGGACCCGCCGCATCCAGGTGGACTGGCGCGAGGAACTCGGGGTGTTTCCGCCGCTCCGGCTGCGGAACCTGGCCTTCCGCAACCTCGGCGACGGGACGTTCGTCGACATGACGCGGGGCTGGGGGTACGGGACGGAGCCGGACGTGAGCCACGGGATCGCGGCGGCGGACTTCGACCGCGACGGCGACCGGGACGTCGTGATCACGCGGCTGGACGAACCGCCCCTCGTCCTGCGGAACGACGCCGGGAAGGCGCGCATCGCCCTGCGCGTGCTCGGGGAGGGCCGCAACACGCAGGCGGTCGGCGCGCGCGTCGTGCTCGCGGGCGCATCCGCGGCGGAGGGGGCGCCGCCGGCCCAGACGCGGCAGGTGACGTCGGGCGGCATGTATCTCTCCGGTTCGGATCCGGGCCTCACCTTCGCGATGGGGGATCGCGAGGCGGCCGAGGCGACGATCACATGGCCTTCGGGGCGGAGCCGGACCGTCCGCCTGCTCGCGAACCACGCCTACGAGGTGGAGCCGCCCGCGGGCGGCGGGGCCGGGGAGGCTGGCCCGGAGAACGTGGCGGGGCGGGGCACCGGGGGCGGGCCGGGCGGCGCGGCCGGGGCGGGGAGCGGCGCCGCGCTCTTCGCCGAAGCCGAGGCCATCGGGCGGCACGCCGAATCGGCCTTCGACGAGCTGGCCCGGCAGCCGCTCGTGCCGCTCGAGCTGTCCCGGGGCGGCCCGGGCGTGGCGTGGGTGGATGCGGATGCGGACGGCGACCCGGACCTGCTCTTCGGGGCGGGGGCGGGAGGCCGCGCCCAGCTCGCCGTCAACGAAGCCGGGCGGCTGACGGACCCCGTGCCCATCGGCGCCCCCGCCGTCGGCGACCACACGTCCATCATCGCGCTCCCCACGGCCGGCCGCCCGGTCATCATCGCGGGCGTCAGCGCCTGGGAAGCCCGCTCGCCGGCCGACCTCGACGCGATTCCGCCCCTCGCCCGCCTCGATGCGGGCCCCGCGCCCGCCCTCCCGCCGAGCCCCCACGCGACGGGGCCCCTGGCGGCCGCCGATGTGGACGGAGACGGCGACCTCGACCTCTTCGCCGGCGCCCGCGCGACCCCCGGCGCCTACCCCCTGCCCGCCGACTCGAGACTGCTCCTGGCCGAGGGCGGCGACTGGGTTGTCGACGCCGAAGCCGCCGAGACCCTGCGGGGGATCGGCCTCGTCTCCGGGGCCGTGTTCTCCGACGTGGACGGCGACGGCGACCCCGACCTCATCCTCGCGCTGGAGTGGGGCCCCGTGCGGCTCCTCGAGAACGACGGGGGACGCTTCAGCGACGCGACGGAGACGTGGGGCCTCGCCCCGCACACCGGCCGCTGGAACGGCATCGCGACGGGAGACTTCAACGCGGACGGCCGCCCGGACCTGGCGGTGACGGCGTGGGGCACGAACACCGGGCGCTTCGCGAGCCCCGAGCAGCCCGTCGGCGCGGTCGCGTCCGACTTCGACGGGAACGGCCTCGTCGACCTCATCGAGTTCGAGACCGGGGCGGACGGCGTCGAACGCCCCGTGCGCGACTATCTCATGCTCGGAACGACGCTCCCCTTCCTGCGGCGGCCGGCCCCCACCTTCGAGGCCTTCGCCCGGAGTTCCGTCGAAGACCTCCTCGGAACGGGGCGCACGGGACTCTACCGGGCGAGCGCCGCGACGCTGCGCCACACGGTGTTTCTCAACGTCGGCGGCCGGTTCGAGCCGCGCCCGCTGCCGGCGGCCGCCCAGCTCGCGCCCGCCTTCGGCGTGGCGGTGGCGGACTTCGACCGCGATGGCCGCGAGGACCTCTTTCTCGCGCAGAACTACTTCGCGACACCGCGGGGCCTCGAACGCCACGACGCGGGCCGGGGCGCCGTGCTGCTCGGCGACGGGGCGGGCGGGTTTACGGTCCTCGACGCGGCGCGGAGCGGGGTCGAGGTGTACGGGGACGCCCGCGCCGCCGCCGTAGCGGACTTCGACGCCGACGGGCGCTGGGACCTGGCCGTCGGGCAGAACGGAGCCGAGACCGTCATCTTCCGCGGGCGGGGCGGAGCGCCGGGGCTGCGCGTCCGGCTGTCCGCTGCCGGCGCGCGGCTGCGCCCGAGGTACGCCGATGGAAGCGAGGGTCCCACGCGGGAAATCCAGTTCGGGAGCGGGTATTGGTCCTTCAACGGGTCCGTGCAGGTGCTGGGGCGCGCGGCGGACATCCGCGCCGTGACCGTACGCTGGCCCGACGGCGTCGAGGAAACGTTCCCGGTGGAGCCAGACGCCCCGGACGCCGGCGCCCCCGAGGTCACGCTGCGAAGAGGCGAAGGCTCGTGA
- a CDS encoding CRTAC1 family protein → MRGRALAAAGRLPAALLALTLPAGCGEPAADSPGPGPTAGTREMAARLLALADSADPLLDEQLNTARLRYLTNLPPSPDGAEMLVRVANAARELLNAGHTQPALEQLIFVDQTLEATPAEPFPGFRRSIEELIGIAFLRLGAELACPAAGPAAGTVEPALERSPCWLAVPSTASTAAATTAVSDSARAALNAAIGWHRSLLQSRPDDLRARWVLNLAAMTAGAWPDSVPPEYRIEAAAVGGSGEFPRFEDVATRAGLDAVSLSGGAIVDDLSGDGLPDVMTSSRGLLHQLRYFESDGAGGFVDRTAEAGLEGLLGGLNLVHADYDNDGDADVFVLRGGWLVQPLPNSLLRNDGGTFSDVTREAGLYSEHPTQTGAWADFDGDGWLDLFIGNESRDSLAHRSELYRNRGDGTFEEVAAEVGIEVSDFVKGVTWGDYDNDGRPDLYLSILHASNRLYRNLGPTADGGWAFEDATGRAGVAEPLASFPTWFWDFDNDGWLDLYVAGYAAQTADLVREMTGEPHSAELPRLYRNLGDGTFADVTAARGVDRIMYAMGSNYGDLDGDGRLDFLVGTGDPDLRQLMPNRMFRNLGDRFEEITGAGGFGSLHKGHGVSFVDIDNDGDTDLHIQLGGAMEGDLSPNALYENPGFDHRWIALTLVGEQANRPGIGARITVTVEGPEGTRQIHRRAGTGGSFGSNPLRQEIGLGRATRIESVEIRWPGSGTVDRLTALSLDRAYRIREGTGTAEPLERPRIRLGDR, encoded by the coding sequence ATGCGGGGCCGGGCCCTGGCGGCCGCCGGCCGGCTCCCCGCCGCGCTCCTCGCCCTGACGCTGCCCGCCGGCTGCGGAGAACCGGCCGCCGACTCCCCCGGCCCGGGCCCCACGGCCGGCACGCGGGAGATGGCCGCCCGCCTGCTCGCGCTCGCCGATTCGGCCGACCCGCTGCTCGACGAGCAACTCAACACCGCGCGCCTCCGCTACCTCACGAACCTGCCGCCGTCGCCCGATGGCGCGGAAATGCTCGTCCGCGTCGCCAACGCCGCGCGCGAACTCCTGAACGCGGGACACACCCAGCCCGCGCTCGAACAGCTCATCTTCGTCGACCAGACGCTGGAAGCGACGCCGGCCGAGCCCTTCCCCGGCTTCCGCCGCTCCATCGAGGAACTCATCGGGATCGCCTTCCTGCGCCTCGGCGCCGAACTCGCATGCCCCGCCGCGGGACCCGCCGCGGGCACCGTCGAACCGGCCCTCGAGCGCTCCCCCTGCTGGCTCGCCGTCCCCTCGACCGCCTCCACCGCCGCCGCCACCACCGCCGTCTCCGATTCCGCGCGCGCCGCCCTCAACGCGGCAATCGGCTGGCACCGGTCGCTCCTCCAGTCGCGCCCCGACGACCTCCGGGCGCGCTGGGTCCTGAACCTCGCCGCGATGACCGCCGGCGCCTGGCCTGACAGCGTCCCGCCCGAGTACAGGATCGAGGCGGCCGCCGTGGGCGGGTCCGGCGAGTTCCCCCGCTTCGAGGACGTGGCCACACGCGCCGGCCTGGACGCCGTCTCCCTCTCAGGCGGCGCCATCGTCGATGACCTGAGCGGCGACGGCCTGCCCGACGTGATGACCTCCTCCCGCGGCCTCCTGCACCAACTCCGCTACTTCGAGAGCGACGGCGCGGGCGGCTTCGTCGACCGGACCGCCGAGGCCGGACTCGAGGGCCTCCTCGGCGGGCTCAACCTCGTCCACGCCGACTACGACAACGACGGCGACGCGGACGTCTTCGTGCTCCGCGGCGGCTGGCTCGTCCAGCCCCTCCCCAACTCCCTCCTGCGCAACGACGGCGGCACGTTCTCCGACGTTACGCGCGAGGCCGGACTCTACTCCGAGCACCCCACCCAGACCGGCGCCTGGGCCGACTTCGACGGCGACGGCTGGCTCGACCTCTTCATCGGGAACGAGTCGAGGGACAGCCTCGCGCACCGCAGCGAACTCTACCGGAACCGGGGCGACGGCACCTTCGAGGAGGTGGCCGCCGAGGTCGGCATCGAGGTCTCCGACTTCGTGAAGGGCGTGACGTGGGGGGACTACGACAACGATGGCCGCCCGGACCTCTATCTCTCCATCCTCCACGCCTCCAACCGCCTGTACCGGAACCTCGGTCCGACCGCCGACGGAGGCTGGGCCTTCGAGGACGCGACCGGCCGGGCCGGGGTCGCCGAGCCGCTGGCCAGCTTCCCGACCTGGTTCTGGGATTTCGACAACGACGGCTGGCTCGACCTCTACGTGGCGGGCTACGCCGCCCAGACCGCCGACCTCGTGCGCGAGATGACCGGCGAACCGCACTCTGCCGAGCTACCCCGCCTGTACCGCAACCTCGGCGACGGCACCTTCGCCGACGTCACCGCCGCCCGCGGCGTCGACCGGATCATGTACGCGATGGGATCGAACTACGGCGACCTCGACGGCGACGGCCGGCTCGACTTCCTCGTCGGGACGGGCGATCCCGACCTCCGGCAGTTGATGCCGAACCGGATGTTCCGGAACCTCGGCGACCGCTTCGAGGAGATCACCGGCGCGGGCGGCTTCGGCAGCCTGCACAAGGGACACGGCGTCTCCTTCGTGGACATCGACAACGACGGGGACACCGACCTCCACATCCAGCTCGGGGGCGCCATGGAGGGGGACCTGTCGCCCAACGCCCTGTACGAGAACCCCGGGTTCGACCACCGCTGGATCGCCCTTACGCTGGTGGGCGAACAAGCGAACCGCCCCGGGATCGGCGCCCGCATCACCGTGACCGTCGAAGGCCCGGAGGGAACGAGACAAATCCACCGCCGCGCCGGCACGGGCGGCAGCTTCGGCTCGAACCCCCTCCGCCAGGAGATCGGCCTCGGCCGGGCCACCCGAATCGAGTCCGTCGAAATCCGCTGGCCCGGCTCCGGCACCGTCGACCGCCTCACCGCCCTCTCCCTCGACCGCGCCTACCGCATCCGAGAGGGAACCGGCACCGCCGAACCCCTCGAAAGACCCCGAATCCGCCTCGGCGACCGGTAA
- a CDS encoding helix-turn-helix transcriptional regulator: MTYSRDAYERIRALIQDAALNDARWPAADRMIGEVNRTRGSALGLGEGQSPADGSILLARICLDGERREDWEHRYFSNYFPDDERIPRWARLENGRITPAADLYTDEERKASPAYNEALAEMRAQNGLYLRMDGPDGLHVGWLICDSSERGGWSSDQVRLIQRLRPHVRQFAIMRHALAEAEVTGPSTTELLTSRRYGVIHLDRRGRIMEANDRAADILRQGDGLADFDAYLCTRMPADNAELSRLMARALPPFGERGSAGSMRVARSSSETPLAVHIAPVGEEYPHFRTRRIGAVVLIADPSGPARIDPARVAAILDLTPTEGRLVVALATGRTLRDVALATGRTEETVRWHLKQIFRKQGVSRQVDLVRRVLALDGFADLPD; this comes from the coding sequence GTGACGTATTCTCGGGATGCCTACGAGCGCATCCGGGCGTTGATACAGGACGCCGCCCTCAACGACGCGCGGTGGCCCGCGGCGGATCGCATGATCGGCGAAGTCAACCGTACGCGCGGCAGCGCCCTGGGGCTTGGTGAAGGACAGTCTCCGGCCGACGGGTCCATCCTGCTGGCGCGGATCTGTCTCGACGGAGAGCGCCGCGAGGACTGGGAGCACCGGTATTTCTCGAACTACTTTCCCGACGATGAACGCATCCCGCGCTGGGCGCGGCTCGAGAACGGACGCATCACGCCTGCGGCGGACCTTTACACAGACGAGGAGAGGAAGGCCTCGCCCGCGTACAACGAGGCGCTGGCCGAGATGCGGGCGCAGAACGGCCTCTACCTTCGAATGGACGGTCCGGACGGCCTGCACGTCGGATGGTTGATCTGCGATTCCAGCGAGCGGGGAGGCTGGAGTTCCGACCAGGTCCGGCTGATCCAGCGCCTCCGTCCGCACGTCCGCCAGTTCGCGATCATGCGCCATGCCCTCGCCGAAGCCGAGGTGACGGGCCCGTCCACGACCGAACTCCTCACCAGCCGGCGTTACGGGGTCATCCATCTCGACCGGCGCGGCCGGATCATGGAGGCCAACGACCGGGCAGCCGACATCCTGCGACAAGGCGATGGACTGGCGGACTTCGATGCGTACCTGTGTACCCGGATGCCGGCGGACAACGCCGAACTGTCCCGTCTGATGGCGCGCGCCCTGCCCCCGTTCGGGGAGCGGGGTTCCGCGGGTTCGATGAGGGTCGCCCGCTCCTCCTCCGAGACGCCGCTGGCGGTGCACATCGCCCCCGTGGGCGAAGAGTATCCGCACTTCAGAACGCGCCGGATCGGCGCGGTCGTCCTTATCGCGGATCCGAGCGGCCCGGCCCGGATCGATCCGGCCCGGGTGGCCGCGATCCTGGACCTCACGCCGACGGAGGGCCGGCTGGTCGTGGCGCTGGCCACCGGCCGGACCCTGCGCGACGTCGCCCTGGCCACGGGGCGCACGGAGGAGACCGTTCGCTGGCACCTGAAGCAGATCTTCCGCAAACAGGGCGTCTCGCGTCAGGTGGACCTGGTGCGGAGAGTGCTGGCGCTGGACGGCTTCGCCGACCTGCCCGACTGA
- a CDS encoding DUF6526 family protein: MAQTQNYANHARRPPTLFLAGAFLSTAATVGVGTLLVVDFSAGTLALFVVAACTPISLLFARRFATGVQDRVIRLEERLRLERTLPDELKGEIGQLTTDQLIALRFASDAELPGLVRRVLAGELTDRTSIKQAVQDWRPDHQRV; the protein is encoded by the coding sequence ATGGCGCAGACCCAGAACTACGCGAACCACGCCAGGCGCCCCCCAACACTGTTCCTCGCGGGCGCCTTTCTCTCAACGGCCGCGACGGTGGGTGTCGGAACCCTGCTCGTCGTGGATTTCAGCGCGGGGACCCTGGCCCTGTTCGTGGTGGCCGCCTGTACCCCGATAAGCCTTCTCTTTGCGCGGCGCTTCGCAACCGGCGTTCAGGACCGGGTGATCCGCCTGGAGGAGCGCCTCCGCCTCGAGAGGACGCTGCCGGACGAACTGAAGGGCGAAATCGGGCAGCTGACGACGGACCAGCTCATCGCCTTGCGCTTCGCCTCCGACGCCGAACTGCCCGGCTTGGTACGCCGCGTCCTCGCCGGCGAACTGACGGACCGGACGTCCATAAAGCAGGCCGTCCAGGACTGGCGCCCCGACCACCAGCGCGTCTGA
- a CDS encoding alpha/beta hydrolase produces the protein MPEPLAVHDARLGDGAVTTLRRHGNPSGPRIVLSHGNSLSIDLYYPFWSLFADAFDLVLYDLRNHGWNAPGPLRSHHVPTLVDDHLRIQDAIEQAFGKKPQAGVFHSLSGLVSLVSPTRGGEFVARVLFDPPLCEWGPAREECPDVARRAAQMTLARAERYPTRAEFAEVLLHMPAFQYVVPGVRRLMARTTLRRSPDGDGYILRCPREHEARIYRYGGQYAALIDFEALACPTMIIGADPDIPHTYFPTTELHHIPTVDYAYLPGGTHLLQLEQPEASAAATLDYLKANGLF, from the coding sequence GTGCCCGAACCCCTTGCGGTGCATGACGCGCGCCTGGGCGACGGCGCCGTCACCACGCTGCGGCGGCACGGGAATCCCTCCGGCCCGCGCATCGTGCTCAGCCACGGCAACAGCCTCTCGATCGACCTCTACTACCCGTTCTGGTCGCTGTTCGCGGACGCCTTCGATCTCGTGCTCTACGACCTCAGGAACCACGGCTGGAATGCTCCGGGGCCGCTGCGCAGCCACCATGTGCCCACGCTCGTCGATGACCACCTGCGCATCCAGGATGCCATCGAGCAGGCTTTCGGGAAGAAGCCGCAGGCCGGCGTGTTCCATTCTCTCTCGGGGCTGGTCTCGCTCGTGTCTCCCACGCGAGGTGGGGAGTTCGTGGCCCGCGTTCTCTTCGATCCGCCGCTGTGCGAGTGGGGCCCCGCCCGTGAGGAGTGTCCCGACGTGGCGAGGCGGGCGGCCCAGATGACGCTTGCGCGCGCGGAGCGGTATCCGACCCGCGCGGAGTTCGCGGAGGTGCTTCTTCACATGCCCGCCTTCCAGTACGTGGTCCCCGGCGTCCGCCGCCTCATGGCCCGGACGACGCTGCGCCGAAGCCCGGACGGGGACGGCTATATTCTCCGTTGTCCCCGCGAACATGAGGCTCGGATCTACAGGTACGGCGGACAGTACGCGGCGTTGATCGACTTTGAGGCACTCGCCTGTCCGACGATGATCATCGGGGCCGACCCGGACATCCCGCATACGTATTTTCCGACCACCGAACTTCATCACATCCCGACCGTGGACTACGCCTATCTGCCCGGAGGCACGCACCTCCTGCAGTTGGAGCAGCCGGAGGCGAGCGCAGCGGCGACGCTGGATTATCTGAAGGCGAACGGCCTGTTCTGA
- a CDS encoding Ig-like domain-containing protein yields MLGLVACGESTSDPASPSSPAAPRPATVTLTPETVEMNVHGGTARLTASVLDQNGRTLAGAGLEWASSDTLVVRVDGSGLLTAVGDGSARVTARAGSATGSAEATVRVMAYLTQAVQSRRAAVPLVAGRDALLRVFVTAERSTGAGLPPVRARFHLGGAQAHEVVIPAQTGSMPTEVEEGDLLLSANATIPGEIVRPGLEMVIEIDPDGTLETGLLSTRRIPQTGRASVEVHDMPRLDLTLIPFIWSTEPDSAIIDIVRGIASDPDNHELLRETRTLMPVGSLDVTAHDPVLSSRNNANALLGETSAIRVMESGSGFYMGTMSGRLGGFAGGGLAQLGGRASVSIPRGPTMAHELGHNLFLRHAPCGSADPDPAYPYPDGSIGAWGYDSRDGGSLIPPSTSDVMSYCSPGWISDYSFSKALRYRVSTGADASISPSQVLLLWGGVDDAGKPFLEPSFLLDAPPALPQSRGDYEIKGYGHEGEELFSLTFGTSEIAHGAGGSGFAFALPVQPALVDALASITLAGPAGRAAIDRQTDRPMAILRDTNGQVRAILRDPPADIADNSAGVGAGTLLSDSGIEALVSRGIPERSEASSRGTRVRRASRK; encoded by the coding sequence ATGCTAGGGCTCGTCGCATGCGGCGAGAGTACGTCGGATCCAGCTTCACCTTCCTCCCCGGCAGCTCCGAGACCCGCAACGGTCACCCTCACGCCGGAGACCGTCGAGATGAACGTTCACGGGGGCACGGCCCGGTTGACGGCGAGCGTTCTCGATCAGAATGGCCGGACGCTCGCGGGTGCCGGTCTCGAGTGGGCGTCGAGCGACACGCTCGTGGTGCGCGTGGACGGCTCGGGTCTCCTGACTGCCGTCGGAGATGGCTCTGCGAGAGTGACCGCACGGGCGGGATCGGCCACGGGGTCCGCCGAGGCGACCGTGCGTGTGATGGCCTACCTCACCCAGGCCGTCCAGTCCCGTAGAGCCGCTGTTCCTCTCGTCGCGGGCCGCGACGCGTTGCTCCGTGTCTTCGTTACCGCCGAGCGCAGCACGGGTGCAGGCCTGCCTCCCGTTCGCGCTAGGTTCCATCTCGGCGGGGCGCAGGCGCATGAGGTCGTCATCCCGGCACAGACCGGGTCGATGCCGACGGAGGTCGAGGAGGGCGACCTTCTGCTGTCCGCCAACGCGACGATCCCAGGGGAGATCGTCCGCCCGGGACTCGAGATGGTGATCGAGATCGACCCGGACGGGACATTGGAGACGGGCCTGTTGTCCACGAGGCGAATCCCGCAGACGGGTCGCGCGTCGGTTGAGGTGCACGACATGCCTCGCCTCGACCTCACGCTGATTCCTTTTATTTGGAGCACCGAGCCCGATTCGGCCATCATAGACATCGTCCGAGGGATAGCGTCGGACCCGGACAACCACGAACTGCTCCGGGAGACCCGAACGCTGATGCCGGTCGGGAGCCTCGACGTGACGGCGCACGATCCCGTGCTGAGTTCGCGCAACAACGCGAACGCGCTGCTCGGAGAGACCTCGGCGATCCGGGTCATGGAGAGTGGCAGCGGCTTCTACATGGGCACGATGTCCGGGAGACTGGGCGGCTTTGCCGGCGGAGGCCTCGCTCAATTGGGCGGCCGGGCGAGCGTCTCGATTCCCCGTGGTCCGACGATGGCTCACGAACTTGGACACAACCTCTTCCTTCGCCATGCCCCGTGCGGTAGCGCGGATCCGGATCCAGCGTACCCCTACCCGGATGGTTCGATCGGAGCCTGGGGATACGATTCCCGGGACGGCGGGTCATTGATCCCGCCGAGCACGTCCGACGTGATGTCCTACTGTTCGCCTGGGTGGATCAGCGACTATTCGTTCAGCAAGGCGCTTCGCTACAGGGTGTCCACCGGGGCGGACGCCAGCATTTCACCGTCTCAAGTACTTCTCCTGTGGGGCGGCGTCGACGACGCCGGCAAGCCGTTTCTCGAGCCCTCTTTCTTGCTGGACGCCCCGCCCGCCCTCCCACAGTCGCGTGGCGACTACGAGATCAAGGGGTACGGTCACGAGGGCGAGGAGCTGTTCTCGCTCACCTTCGGAACTTCAGAGATTGCGCACGGGGCCGGGGGCAGCGGATTTGCATTCGCGCTTCCCGTCCAGCCCGCGTTGGTCGATGCACTCGCAAGCATCACGCTCGCCGGTCCTGCGGGACGGGCTGCGATAGATCGTCAGACGGACCGTCCCATGGCGATCCTGCGAGACACGAATGGCCAGGTGCGGGCTATTCTGCGGGACCCGCCTGCGGACATCGCAGACAACTCTGCCGGAGTCGGCGCAGGAACGCTGCTTTCGGACTCGGGCATCGAAGCGCTCGTCAGCCGCGGAATCCCCGAGAGGTCGGAGGCCTCATCGCGAGGGACCCGGGTCCGGCGAGCGTCGCGAAAGTGA